One window of Paenibacillus sp. FSL K6-3182 genomic DNA carries:
- the priA gene encoding primosomal protein N' codes for MIAKVIVDVPSRQTDRPFDYEVPAAFEDWIEVGSRVGVPFGGRVLQGFVTELSETTDVAINRLKSISELLDHVPPLLPDLIELAKWMSDKYCCSWTTALQAMIPAALKGKAERLVGIQDEEAAMVDLPPAMLEWLGSSGQLVKLEVLLERFPEHAKAVKAALREGVLVEQTSIRDRLAVRKVLTVYVPDNVEAVRVQMEALPSRAAKQREVLAFMLEHGGPLAMQQLLALAGGSAASVRSLAEKGLLELREVEQQRDPYAGREFERTTPLELTEGQKDVYDRIVRAVDAGEPQTMLLHGVTGSGKTEVYLQSIQFCLEQEKQAIVLVPEISLTPQMVERFKGRFGDAVAVLHSRLSNGERYDEWRKIRSRQVQVAIGARSAIFAPFERIGLIIIDEEHESSYKQEESPKYHARDVAVRRAKQHGAAVVLGSATPSLESFAAASRPLSARDEGREPALLPMPSRVGDRPLPPVAVIDMREELKEGNRSMFSRLLHSSLADRLERGEQSVLLLNRRGYSTFVMCRSCGYTAACPHCDISLTYHQKSRALRCHYCGHAEQAPTTCPSCQSEHIRYFGTGTQRVEEELSKLFPGIRVIRMDVDTTTEKNSHEKLLKQFGERKADVLLGTQMVAKGLDFPFVTLVGVIAADTSLNLPDFRAAERTFQLLTQVAGRAGRHHLPGEVVIQTYAPEHYAVVTAQQHDYTAFVSEELRHRSAMGYPPYCRLILVTMSHEQLPLLSSISERFASDLRELAENEGVLISLSSGFGRALEVLGPVASPISRMKDRYRFQCVIKYRGSIDASALVRKALVPFTDGPPQRQVQFSIDVDPQVIL; via the coding sequence ATGATTGCTAAAGTAATTGTTGACGTGCCGAGCCGCCAGACGGATCGGCCGTTTGACTATGAAGTGCCTGCAGCCTTTGAAGATTGGATTGAGGTCGGCAGCCGCGTTGGCGTTCCTTTTGGCGGCCGCGTCTTGCAAGGATTTGTCACGGAATTGTCGGAGACGACAGATGTTGCTATAAATCGATTAAAATCGATTTCAGAGCTGCTCGATCATGTTCCGCCTTTATTGCCGGATCTTATTGAACTTGCGAAATGGATGAGCGATAAATATTGCTGCTCATGGACGACAGCGCTTCAGGCTATGATTCCGGCAGCCTTGAAGGGAAAGGCTGAACGGCTGGTTGGCATTCAAGACGAAGAAGCAGCAATGGTGGATCTGCCGCCAGCTATGCTGGAGTGGCTAGGCAGCAGTGGACAGCTTGTTAAACTTGAAGTGCTGCTGGAGCGTTTTCCTGAGCATGCAAAGGCCGTTAAGGCTGCTCTTCGCGAAGGTGTGCTGGTCGAACAAACTTCAATTCGCGATCGACTTGCTGTACGCAAGGTGCTGACCGTATATGTGCCAGATAATGTGGAGGCTGTACGCGTACAGATGGAAGCCTTGCCTTCTCGTGCGGCTAAGCAGCGTGAAGTTCTTGCCTTTATGCTGGAGCATGGCGGACCACTGGCGATGCAGCAGCTGCTCGCTTTGGCAGGGGGCTCTGCGGCAAGTGTTCGTTCACTCGCAGAGAAAGGGCTGCTTGAGCTTAGAGAGGTAGAGCAGCAGCGCGATCCTTATGCGGGTAGAGAATTTGAACGAACGACTCCGCTAGAGCTGACAGAAGGCCAGAAAGATGTTTATGACCGTATCGTTAGAGCTGTTGATGCGGGCGAGCCTCAGACGATGCTGCTGCATGGCGTAACGGGAAGCGGGAAAACGGAAGTTTATTTGCAGTCGATTCAATTTTGCTTGGAGCAGGAGAAGCAGGCCATTGTACTCGTTCCTGAAATTTCACTGACGCCCCAAATGGTTGAGCGTTTTAAAGGACGGTTTGGCGACGCAGTTGCTGTGCTGCATAGCCGGCTTTCGAATGGCGAGCGATACGATGAGTGGCGAAAAATTCGCAGCCGCCAAGTTCAGGTAGCCATTGGCGCACGCTCCGCTATTTTTGCACCTTTTGAACGAATTGGGCTTATTATAATTGATGAAGAACATGAATCCTCCTATAAACAGGAGGAAAGTCCGAAGTATCATGCACGTGATGTGGCGGTCAGAAGAGCGAAGCAGCATGGAGCGGCAGTCGTTCTTGGTTCGGCAACGCCATCGCTGGAATCCTTTGCAGCGGCTAGCCGGCCGCTGTCTGCCCGTGACGAAGGCCGCGAGCCGGCATTGCTGCCAATGCCTAGCCGTGTTGGCGACAGACCGCTTCCGCCGGTTGCCGTTATCGACATGCGCGAGGAGCTGAAGGAAGGCAACCGCTCGATGTTCAGCCGCTTGCTTCACAGCTCGCTTGCTGATAGGCTCGAGCGCGGAGAGCAATCGGTGCTGCTTCTAAATAGACGCGGTTACTCAACATTTGTGATGTGTAGGTCTTGCGGCTATACTGCAGCTTGTCCCCACTGCGATATTTCATTGACCTATCATCAGAAATCACGGGCGCTGCGCTGCCACTATTGCGGGCATGCCGAGCAGGCCCCAACCACATGTCCTTCTTGTCAAAGCGAGCATATTCGTTATTTTGGAACTGGAACGCAGCGGGTTGAGGAAGAGCTCTCGAAGCTGTTCCCGGGCATTCGTGTTATTCGCATGGATGTGGATACAACTACAGAAAAGAATTCGCATGAAAAGCTTCTGAAGCAGTTTGGCGAGCGTAAAGCGGATGTATTGCTCGGTACGCAAATGGTAGCGAAAGGTCTTGATTTTCCTTTTGTTACTCTAGTTGGCGTAATTGCTGCCGATACATCGCTTAATTTACCTGATTTTCGCGCAGCAGAACGAACGTTTCAATTGCTTACACAGGTTGCGGGACGTGCAGGCAGGCATCATTTGCCAGGTGAAGTCGTCATTCAAACCTATGCTCCCGAGCATTATGCAGTAGTGACCGCTCAGCAGCATGATTACACTGCTTTTGTAAGTGAAGAGCTGCGTCATCGCAGTGCAATGGGCTATCCGCCTTATTGCAGACTGATTCTCGTTACGATGTCTCATGAGCAGCTGCCGCTGCTATCTTCCATTAGTGAACGATTTGCTTCTGATCTGCGAGAATTAGCGGAAAATGAAGGCGTCCTTATTTCGCTAAGCAGCGGTTTTGGTCGAGCGCTAGAGGTGCTTGGACCAGTAGCATCGCCAATTTCGAGAATGAAAGATCGCTACCGTTTTCAATGTGTGATAAAATATCGTGGGAGTATCGATGCTTCGGCCCTTGTTCGCAAGGCACTCGTCCCGTTTACGGATGGTCCGCCGCAGCGCCAGGTGCAATTCAGTATTGACGTAGATCCACAAGTTATATTATAA
- the rsmB gene encoding 16S rRNA (cytosine(967)-C(5))-methyltransferase RsmB translates to MTESTQKPSPNRNSSNRAKGKSGAKAGHKRPAAGGQSAQNGQQQPAPRKVKSLRELAMDTLVKVAQTGAYSNLQLNRTLQDAGLQRADAGLVTELVYGTIQRQVTLDYWLSRFVSKGLNKLEPWVHQLLRMSAYQLLYLDRIPAHAAVNEAVTIAKKRGHSGISGMVNGVLRSIDRGRAELQPAEIKHKDPIMQIALRHSYPEWLVSRWSTAYGYEQAEAICAAGNEHPHTSVRANTLRGTREEAIELLKAAGYEAEPSVIAPAGITINRGGNLADTDGFREGVWSVQDESSMLVAEVVAPKAGMQVLDCCAAPGGKSAHLAELMGGKGKVWANDLHAHKRDLIVTQTERLKLRNVEAITEDALKLGERFKPQSMDAVLLDAPCSGFGVIRRKPEIKWTKTAGDVSDIAAIQQRLLHSVCDLVRPGGVLVYSTCTIEKEENEQQVARFLQEHPEFELDRNWPEAIVDQLMKAGAIDEHFNGQAQLLPQHFDSDGFFIARMVKRP, encoded by the coding sequence ATGACGGAAAGTACACAAAAACCAAGTCCAAATCGCAATAGCAGCAATCGAGCAAAAGGAAAATCCGGAGCGAAAGCTGGTCATAAACGACCTGCTGCCGGCGGGCAGTCTGCTCAAAACGGCCAGCAGCAGCCGGCACCGCGAAAGGTGAAATCTCTCCGTGAGCTGGCAATGGATACATTAGTAAAGGTCGCACAAACCGGTGCATACAGCAATTTGCAGCTTAATCGCACATTGCAGGATGCAGGTTTGCAGAGAGCGGACGCTGGGCTTGTTACCGAGCTTGTTTACGGCACGATTCAGCGACAAGTGACGCTTGATTACTGGCTTAGCCGCTTTGTATCCAAAGGGCTGAATAAGCTTGAGCCTTGGGTACATCAGCTGCTTCGAATGAGTGCTTATCAGCTATTGTACTTAGATCGAATTCCGGCACATGCTGCTGTGAATGAAGCGGTTACGATTGCAAAGAAACGCGGACATTCAGGTATTTCAGGTATGGTTAACGGCGTGCTCCGCAGTATCGATCGCGGACGAGCTGAGCTGCAGCCAGCTGAAATTAAACATAAAGATCCAATTATGCAAATTGCGCTGCGGCATTCCTATCCAGAATGGCTCGTAAGCCGCTGGTCTACGGCTTACGGTTATGAGCAGGCAGAAGCTATCTGCGCTGCGGGCAATGAACATCCGCATACAAGCGTTCGCGCTAATACACTAAGGGGCACTCGTGAAGAGGCGATCGAGCTTCTAAAAGCAGCAGGATATGAGGCTGAGCCTTCTGTCATTGCTCCTGCAGGTATTACGATTAATCGCGGAGGCAATCTGGCCGATACAGACGGATTCCGCGAGGGTGTTTGGTCGGTACAGGATGAAAGCTCCATGCTGGTAGCTGAAGTTGTAGCGCCAAAAGCCGGCATGCAAGTGCTGGATTGCTGCGCGGCACCAGGTGGAAAGAGCGCGCATTTGGCAGAACTGATGGGCGGCAAAGGCAAGGTTTGGGCGAATGATTTGCATGCGCATAAACGTGATTTAATTGTGACGCAAACCGAGCGCTTGAAGCTTCGTAATGTTGAAGCGATTACCGAAGATGCTCTCAAATTAGGCGAGCGCTTCAAACCGCAATCGATGGATGCCGTGCTGCTTGACGCACCATGCTCTGGATTCGGCGTTATTAGACGTAAACCAGAAATCAAATGGACTAAAACCGCAGGTGATGTATCGGATATCGCTGCCATTCAACAGCGTTTATTGCATTCAGTATGTGATTTAGTGCGCCCTGGCGGTGTGCTTGTTTATAGCACATGTACGATAGAGAAGGAAGAAAATGAGCAGCAAGTAGCTCGGTTTCTGCAGGAGCATCCTGAATTTGAATTGGATCGCAATTGGCCAGAAGCTATCGTTGATCAGTTGATGAAAGCTGGAGCCATCGATGAGCATTTTAATGGTCAAGCTCAGCTGCTTCCACAGCATTTTGACAGTGATGGATTTTTCATAGCAAGGATGGTAAAGCGTCCATAA
- the rlmN gene encoding 23S rRNA (adenine(2503)-C(2))-methyltransferase RlmN, with translation MKPCIYDYTLEQLQQWMTDNGEPAFRGGQLFDWLYVKRVKSFEDMSNLSKALRDKLEENFQIITLNEITKFESKDGTVKFLFGLHDAHAIETVIMRHNYGNSICVTTQVGCRIGCTFCASTLGGLKRNLTAGEIVAQVVTAQMMLDATGERVSSIVIMGSGEPFENYDATMAFLRIMIHEKGLNIGQRHITVSTSGIVPSMYKFAEENTQINLALSIHAPNDALRSKLMPVNRRFPFADVMAACHNYIAKTGRRITFEYALIGGVNDQAEHAQELADVLQGMLCHVNLIPVNHVPERNYVRTPREDIFEFQRVLEKNKVSVTIRREQGHDIAAACGQLRAKHMESQAR, from the coding sequence ATGAAACCATGCATATATGACTACACGCTCGAACAGCTTCAACAATGGATGACAGATAATGGTGAGCCGGCATTTCGCGGCGGACAGCTGTTTGATTGGTTATATGTGAAGCGGGTAAAGAGCTTTGAAGATATGTCCAACCTATCGAAAGCCCTTCGCGATAAGCTGGAGGAGAACTTCCAAATTATTACGCTTAATGAGATTACAAAGTTTGAATCGAAGGACGGAACCGTGAAGTTTCTATTCGGACTTCATGATGCCCACGCGATTGAGACTGTTATTATGCGCCATAACTACGGCAACAGTATTTGTGTAACTACACAGGTCGGCTGCCGAATCGGATGTACGTTTTGTGCTTCGACGCTTGGCGGCTTGAAACGCAACTTGACTGCGGGCGAGATCGTAGCGCAGGTTGTTACAGCGCAGATGATGCTTGATGCTACCGGAGAACGTGTATCCAGCATCGTTATTATGGGTTCTGGAGAGCCGTTCGAAAACTATGATGCAACGATGGCTTTCTTGCGTATTATGATCCACGAGAAAGGCCTTAACATCGGTCAGCGTCACATTACGGTTTCGACTAGCGGCATCGTGCCGAGCATGTACAAGTTTGCCGAGGAGAATACACAAATCAACTTGGCACTATCGATCCATGCACCAAATGATGCGCTTCGCTCAAAGCTAATGCCGGTTAACCGTCGTTTTCCTTTTGCTGATGTAATGGCAGCTTGCCATAACTATATTGCGAAGACTGGCCGGAGAATAACATTTGAATACGCCTTGATCGGCGGTGTTAATGATCAAGCTGAGCATGCGCAGGAGCTGGCAGACGTGCTGCAAGGAATGCTTTGCCATGTTAACTTGATACCTGTAAACCATGTCCCTGAACGCAATTATGTTCGGACTCCGCGCGAGGACATCTTTGAATTCCAGCGTGTACTTGAGAAAAATAAAGTGAGTGTAACGATCCGCAGGGAACAAGGGCATGACATTGCAGCTGCATGCGGCCAATTAAGAGCAAAACATATGGAGTCTCAGGCGAGGTGA
- a CDS encoding Stp1/IreP family PP2C-type Ser/Thr phosphatase gives MLTANRSDIGRVRHVNEDQSWVSQLNNGVTLAIVADGMGGHQAGDVASQRAVDAFRSMLEKSAAKEDLSLQEGKMLIRQAISQANDAVFELASQNEQYRNMGTTIVAALVKQDNAIIGHVGDSRAYKITEGVITQLTNDHTLVNELVKSGQLSAEEAAHHPRRNVLTRAVGTDSQVEIDVQAVEWSAQDVLLLCSDGLSNMVSDQEMLQTVTTDQLELDAKADHLISLALQAGGDDNITVVLLQEAAGTNREG, from the coding sequence TTGTTAACGGCAAACCGCAGTGATATTGGACGGGTTCGTCATGTCAATGAAGACCAATCATGGGTAAGTCAACTGAATAATGGAGTAACGCTTGCCATCGTAGCTGATGGCATGGGCGGCCATCAGGCTGGAGACGTTGCAAGCCAGAGAGCAGTTGACGCTTTCCGAAGCATGCTGGAGAAAAGCGCCGCTAAAGAGGACTTGTCTCTGCAAGAAGGAAAAATGCTCATAAGACAAGCGATTTCGCAGGCGAATGACGCTGTCTTTGAGCTTGCTTCCCAGAACGAGCAGTATCGGAATATGGGTACTACGATCGTGGCCGCTTTAGTGAAACAGGACAACGCTATTATTGGCCATGTGGGAGACAGTCGCGCTTACAAGATTACCGAGGGCGTCATTACACAATTAACGAATGATCATACACTTGTGAATGAATTGGTCAAGTCTGGCCAGCTTAGCGCAGAGGAGGCTGCTCACCACCCAAGGCGCAACGTACTGACTCGCGCAGTTGGTACGGATTCTCAAGTTGAAATCGATGTTCAAGCGGTAGAATGGTCCGCACAGGACGTGCTGCTGCTGTGCAGCGATGGATTATCAAATATGGTGAGCGATCAGGAAATGCTGCAAACGGTCACGACGGATCAACTTGAGCTGGATGCAAAAGCTGATCATCTCATTTCGCTTGCGCTGCAAGCAGGCGGGGACGACAATATAACTGTCGTACTTCTCCAAGAAGCAGCTGGCACGAATCGAGAGGGGTGA
- the fmt gene encoding methionyl-tRNA formyltransferase has translation MRIVFMGTPEFAVPSLKLLLEQQYNVVAVVTQPDRPKGRKKTLTPPPVKEAALSLGLPVLQPERMRSAEAVAMVAEMQPDLIVTAAYGQILPKALLEIPRLGCINVHGSLLPKYRGGAPIQRSIINGESSTGVTIMYMAEGLDTGDMISVVELPITDEDTSGTMFEKLSIAGAELLGKTLPAIVAGEVKAEPQQHEQATYAPNLTRDDERIDWTRPARAIFNQVRGLSPMAGAFTYLNGEVFKVWNCGVPSAATAANAAAEPGTVVAADSSGIHVQTGEGVLVLKEIQPAGKRTMTAADWLKGARLEAGTRLGDGGAA, from the coding sequence ATGCGTATCGTATTTATGGGGACGCCAGAATTTGCCGTTCCCTCTTTGAAGCTGCTCCTTGAGCAGCAATATAATGTTGTCGCTGTTGTAACACAGCCTGATCGGCCGAAGGGCCGCAAAAAAACGCTGACGCCGCCGCCTGTAAAGGAAGCGGCGTTGTCGCTTGGACTGCCAGTGCTCCAGCCTGAGCGCATGCGCAGTGCGGAGGCGGTTGCAATGGTTGCTGAGATGCAGCCGGATCTGATTGTAACGGCAGCCTACGGTCAAATATTGCCGAAGGCGCTGCTGGAAATCCCTCGACTTGGATGCATCAACGTGCATGGCTCGCTGCTGCCGAAATATCGCGGCGGCGCACCTATACAGCGGTCGATCATAAATGGCGAGAGTTCAACTGGCGTGACGATTATGTATATGGCAGAAGGACTGGACACGGGCGATATGATTAGCGTCGTGGAGCTTCCAATTACTGATGAGGATACATCAGGCACAATGTTTGAGAAGCTGAGCATCGCAGGTGCTGAACTGCTTGGCAAGACGCTTCCTGCTATCGTTGCTGGAGAAGTAAAAGCCGAGCCGCAGCAGCACGAGCAAGCAACCTATGCACCGAATTTGACACGCGATGATGAACGAATTGATTGGACAAGACCTGCGCGTGCCATCTTTAATCAGGTACGAGGTTTGTCGCCAATGGCCGGCGCCTTTACGTACTTAAACGGAGAAGTATTCAAAGTGTGGAATTGCGGAGTTCCTTCGGCAGCCACAGCAGCTAATGCTGCTGCTGAGCCAGGGACCGTAGTTGCAGCAGACAGCAGCGGCATTCACGTTCAAACGGGTGAAGGCGTACTAGTGCTGAAAGAAATTCAGCCCGCTGGAAAAAGAACGATGACCGCAGCAGATTGGCTTAAGGGTGCACGCTTAGAAGCGGGCACACGATTAGGAGATGGTGGAGCAGCATGA
- the pknB gene encoding Stk1 family PASTA domain-containing Ser/Thr kinase, whose product MIGQDLGGRYEILTRIGGGGMALVYKAHDVLLNRKVAVKVLRQQFVHDEEFIRRFRREAQSAAALSHPNVVSIYDVGQEEDTHYIVMEYIEGHNLNEIIQERAPLQPDEAVRIAMQIADALDHAHQNHIIHRDIKPHNILIGKNGRVKVTDFGIARAVTSSTITQTGSVIGSVHYFSPEHAKGINTGEKSDLYSLGIVLYQMLTAKLPFLGESPISVALKHLQENFEEPRIVNPHIPQSVENVILKAMRKNPSERYNSAHEMLLDLDTCLRPDRLKEPKITFAHVNDLEETRVMPAIRGDIRPTETTQEIARPVNSANDEQQKEVELQPKSKSWKKPLTVVGVTLLILAIIIFGFIKLLGVLDVAEVDVPTVVGKTEIEARQMIEGAGLKIEDPTIREHNKEIPKDQVISQSKMNMRVKEGSLIQLTVSDGPELEEIDNYVGKALQTAIDELIALGITEDQIVIEDPIFSEEAPDTIIQQSPKPGEAYNPESVEFKFVVSKGRETVEMPNLINKPLDVAKDLIKAYELTLDKADILYASSYLHEKDHVISQSPFQPNEKVTKGEKITITVSSGPPADAKEHKFNIMISPAEAGKASEVRIEYSDARGENIVSEKRKITGMETFVVTVLVSPDTEARVTVFRDNQFIDIKTITYKEIVNGTNSSNLTIPGNEVKETEAPTQTEVTQNNDEPIEEEQQQEQQQP is encoded by the coding sequence ATGATTGGACAGGATTTAGGCGGACGTTATGAAATATTGACTCGCATAGGCGGCGGCGGGATGGCGCTTGTGTATAAAGCGCATGACGTGCTGCTAAATAGAAAAGTCGCAGTGAAGGTGCTGCGGCAGCAATTTGTGCATGATGAAGAATTTATTCGCCGATTCCGTCGTGAAGCACAGTCAGCAGCTGCGCTATCTCATCCGAATGTCGTCAGCATTTATGATGTAGGACAAGAAGAAGATACGCATTATATCGTTATGGAATATATTGAAGGCCATAATTTGAATGAAATTATACAAGAACGAGCGCCGTTGCAGCCAGATGAAGCGGTGCGCATTGCTATGCAAATTGCAGATGCGCTTGATCACGCGCATCAAAATCACATTATTCATCGTGATATTAAGCCGCATAATATATTAATTGGCAAAAATGGTCGTGTAAAGGTTACGGATTTTGGTATCGCAAGGGCGGTTACTTCATCCACGATTACACAGACAGGCTCGGTTATCGGATCGGTTCACTATTTTTCCCCTGAGCATGCCAAAGGAATTAATACCGGAGAAAAGTCTGACTTATATTCGCTCGGCATCGTGCTCTATCAAATGCTGACAGCTAAGCTGCCGTTTCTTGGCGAGAGCCCAATCAGCGTAGCTTTGAAGCATTTGCAAGAAAATTTCGAGGAGCCGCGAATCGTTAATCCGCATATTCCGCAAAGCGTTGAGAATGTTATTCTCAAAGCGATGCGTAAAAATCCAAGTGAACGTTATAATTCAGCACATGAAATGCTGCTAGATTTGGATACCTGCCTTCGTCCCGATCGGTTGAAGGAACCCAAAATTACATTCGCACATGTTAATGATTTGGAAGAGACGCGAGTGATGCCTGCTATTCGTGGCGATATTCGGCCAACAGAAACAACACAAGAGATCGCGCGGCCTGTCAACTCGGCAAATGATGAGCAGCAAAAAGAAGTTGAATTGCAGCCAAAGTCCAAGAGCTGGAAAAAACCGCTTACTGTCGTAGGTGTTACACTGCTCATACTGGCGATTATTATATTTGGCTTCATCAAACTTCTTGGGGTGCTTGATGTTGCAGAAGTAGACGTGCCTACTGTCGTAGGCAAAACCGAAATTGAAGCGCGTCAAATGATTGAGGGCGCGGGGCTTAAGATAGAAGATCCAACCATTCGCGAGCATAACAAGGAAATTCCGAAGGATCAGGTTATAAGTCAGTCAAAGATGAATATGCGAGTCAAAGAAGGCTCTCTAATTCAATTAACGGTGAGTGATGGACCTGAGCTGGAAGAAATTGATAATTATGTTGGGAAAGCGCTGCAGACCGCTATTGATGAGCTTATTGCACTGGGGATAACAGAGGATCAAATCGTAATTGAAGATCCTATTTTCAGTGAAGAAGCTCCAGATACGATCATTCAGCAGTCGCCAAAACCGGGTGAAGCCTACAATCCTGAATCGGTTGAATTTAAATTCGTGGTCAGCAAAGGCCGCGAGACCGTTGAGATGCCTAACTTAATTAACAAGCCGCTTGATGTAGCCAAGGATTTAATCAAAGCATACGAGCTTACATTAGACAAAGCTGATATTTTGTATGCTTCGAGTTATTTGCATGAGAAGGATCATGTCATTAGCCAAAGTCCATTCCAACCTAATGAGAAAGTAACCAAAGGGGAAAAAATTACAATCACTGTCAGCTCAGGGCCGCCAGCCGATGCGAAAGAGCATAAGTTTAATATTATGATTTCACCGGCGGAAGCAGGCAAAGCAAGTGAAGTTCGAATTGAATACTCCGATGCACGCGGTGAAAATATCGTATCAGAGAAACGTAAAATTACAGGAATGGAAACCTTCGTAGTTACCGTTCTTGTCTCACCGGATACGGAAGCCAGAGTAACGGTATTCCGAGACAATCAGTTTATTGATATCAAAACAATTACGTACAAAGAAATAGTCAATGGCACGAATTCATCCAATTTGACTATTCCGGGTAATGAAGTGAAGGAAACAGAAGCGCCGACACAAACGGAGGTTACCCAAAACAATGATGAGCCAATCGAAGAAGAGCAGCAGCAAGAGCAGCAACAGCCATAA
- the rsgA gene encoding ribosome small subunit-dependent GTPase A, with product MMSQSKKSSSKSSNSHNSKEGHLKGTIVKALSGYYYVRAENAASDSATVQCRARGVFKNKGLTPLVGDAVMYSLTENGEGTVEELLPRTSELIRPPVANIDLAILVFSVTEPALNLQLLDKFLVHIEHAGIPAVLCLSKQDLEKDGLETEEAQAAAASVNRIYRALGYEVFGTSSRLGEGIAPFQEKLKGHMAVFAGQSGVGKSSLLNAIVPGLKLETNEISNRLGRGKHTTRHVELIEIGGGLVADTPGFSQLDFQELGIEDLGYCFVEMRELSPDCKFRGCTHVSEPGCAVLAAVESGKIEKSRHDHYLLFLTEMREKKRRY from the coding sequence ATGATGAGCCAATCGAAGAAGAGCAGCAGCAAGAGCAGCAACAGCCATAATAGCAAAGAGGGTCATCTCAAAGGCACGATAGTAAAAGCGCTCAGTGGTTATTACTACGTAAGGGCGGAGAATGCGGCGTCGGACTCGGCAACAGTCCAATGCCGCGCTAGAGGCGTCTTTAAGAATAAGGGCTTAACGCCGCTTGTAGGCGATGCAGTGATGTATAGCTTGACGGAGAACGGTGAAGGAACCGTCGAGGAGCTGCTGCCTCGTACATCAGAGCTTATTCGACCGCCAGTTGCGAATATCGATCTTGCGATTCTTGTGTTTTCGGTTACAGAGCCTGCTCTCAATTTGCAATTGCTGGATAAGTTCCTTGTGCATATCGAGCATGCAGGCATACCAGCAGTATTATGCTTAAGCAAGCAGGACTTAGAGAAAGACGGTTTGGAAACGGAGGAGGCGCAAGCTGCGGCTGCCTCCGTTAATCGTATATACAGAGCACTTGGATATGAAGTGTTCGGGACAAGCTCTCGTTTGGGAGAAGGCATTGCTCCATTTCAAGAAAAGCTGAAAGGACATATGGCCGTATTTGCTGGACAATCAGGCGTAGGCAAGTCATCACTGCTTAATGCGATCGTTCCTGGTCTTAAGCTGGAGACAAATGAAATCAGCAATCGTCTTGGACGAGGCAAGCATACAACGAGGCATGTGGAGCTTATTGAAATTGGAGGCGGCTTAGTCGCTGATACACCAGGTTTCAGCCAGCTGGACTTTCAGGAGCTGGGAATCGAAGATTTAGGTTATTGTTTTGTAGAAATGCGCGAGCTGTCTCCCGATTGTAAATTCCGTGGGTGCACGCATGTAAGTGAACCAGGCTGCGCCGTGCTTGCTGCGGTTGAGAGCGGGAAAATAGAAAAAAGCAGGCATGACCACTACTTGCTGTTTTTGACGGAGATGAGAGAGAAAAAACGGAGGTACTAA
- the def gene encoding peptide deformylase, translated as MSIRIIVKEPDPVLREVAKEVTKFNANLQKLLKDMAETMYDAEGVGLAAPQIGISKRVIVVDVGDENGLVEMVNPVIVEQEGEQLGPEGCLSIPNLNGDVLRADRIVVTGQDSSGQTFTVQASGYFARAFQHEVDHLNGILFTDLAESIYDISERARKGGE; from the coding sequence ATGAGTATCCGTATAATTGTAAAAGAGCCAGATCCGGTATTGCGGGAAGTGGCGAAGGAAGTAACGAAATTTAATGCAAACTTGCAAAAGCTGTTAAAAGATATGGCTGAAACGATGTACGATGCAGAGGGAGTAGGTCTTGCTGCGCCGCAAATCGGCATCTCGAAGCGTGTTATTGTAGTAGATGTAGGCGATGAGAATGGTTTGGTCGAGATGGTTAATCCCGTCATCGTAGAGCAAGAAGGAGAGCAGCTTGGTCCTGAGGGCTGCCTTAGCATTCCGAATCTTAATGGCGACGTGCTGCGTGCTGATCGCATTGTGGTAACCGGACAAGACAGCAGCGGACAGACGTTTACCGTTCAAGCATCTGGTTACTTCGCTCGCGCGTTCCAGCATGAAGTTGATCATTTGAACGGCATTTTGTTTACCGATTTGGCGGAGAGCATCTACGACATTTCGGAAAGAGCTAGAAAAGGCGGCGAATAG